A genomic window from Labrus bergylta chromosome 7, fLabBer1.1, whole genome shotgun sequence includes:
- the psma4 gene encoding proteasome subunit alpha type-4, giving the protein MSRRYDSRTTIFSPEGRLYQVEYAMEAIGHAGTCLGILANDGVLLAAERRNIHKLLDEVFFSEKIYKLNEDMACSVAGITSDANVLTNELRLIAQRYLLQYQEPIPCEQLVTALCDIKQAYTQFGGKRPFGVSLLYMGWDKHYGFQLYQSDPSGNYGGWKATCIGNNSAAAVSMLKQDFKEGEMSLSTALALAVKVLNKTMDVSKLSAEKVEIATLTRENGKTCIKVLKQKEVEELIKKHEAEEAKAEKDKKEKEQKEKDK; this is encoded by the exons ATG tCTCGTCGATATGATTCACGGACAACCATCTTCTCACCTGAAG GGCGTCTGTATCAGGTGGAGTATGCCATGGAAGCCATCGGTCACGCCGGCACCTGTCTGGGAATTCTAGCCAACGATGGAGTGCTGCTGGCCGCTGAGAGGAGGAACATCCACAAGCTGCTGGATGAAGTGTTCTTCTCTGAGAAAATCTACAAGCTGAATGA GGACATGGCGTGCAGTGTGGCAGGAATCACATCAGATGCAAACGTACTGACCAATGAGCTGAGGCTCATAGCACAAAG GTACCTGCTACAGTACCAGGAGCCAATCCCCTGTGAGCAGCTGGTCACAGCGCTGTGTGACATCAAACAGGCCTACACCCAGTTTGGAG GAAAGCGTCCCTTTGGAGTGTCTCTGCTCTACATGGGTTGGGATAAACACTACGGCTTCCAGCTCTACCAGAGCGACCCCAGTGGAAACTACGGAGGCTGGAAGGCCACCTGCATCGGGAACAACAGCGCT GCCGCCGTCTCCATGCTGAAGCAGGACTTCAAGGAGGGAGAGATGTCTCTTTCCACAGCTCTCGCACTGGCCGTCAAAGTTCTCAACAAAACCATGGACGTCAGCAAGCTCTCTGCAGAGAAAG TGGAGATCGCAACTCTGACCCGCGAGAACGGCAAGACCTGCATAAAAGTGCTGAAGCAGAAGGAGGTCGAGGAGCTGATCAAGAAGCACGAAGCAGAGGAGGCCAAAGCCgagaaagacaagaaagagaaggagcagaaagagaagGACAAGTAG